In Juglans regia cultivar Chandler chromosome 13, Walnut 2.0, whole genome shotgun sequence, the DNA window AGTGCCATGGACCCCATGGTGAAATTTCTCTTAGGTCAGTTGCGAACTTGCGGGCCCTATAGGCTATCAAATTCATTtataattagagaaatgatatttgaaatcaTAAAATGTGCAAGTGTCAcctaatttttttgaaaaaaatgagtaaatataaaatttctaaaaagaaattaaatttttaatagtggatctcattattttttaaaacgatttcACAGCACTTGCGCATACCACGACTATAtgtataattacttttataattaaggTTACTTAACATGATATTAGGTCCTTAATGGAAAGTGAGATGAGCTATctatcatttcaaaattttttataattttcttctcaagtatcattcaaatataaacacttttcaatttcaaatcttcaactttttcatctaaccatttcctaatcattataactttctcaaacaaaacacaaaaaacaatataactttttcaagttttaaaataaaaattttattaaaaaaatttattctaataatattttaacttcataatatttttattcaactttttctctcatttctcaaaattcaatcaattatatttctcaaataatttgcatctcatctcacttcccaacAAGCCCGTCTTCCTACGGAAATAAAGAACATAGAGAGACCAAAATCTCAGAGGAGATGGATATCAACCATGTCCACGCCTTTGGTTGAATGTTTACACTTGATCTACCATCTGCACTTCCTACACTCACTCCCATAAATTGAAATAGGAAAACGGGAATTGTAACCTCTTGATTTGTTGTAGTCAGCCTCATGGTGTCCCTAAATGGTGAGTATGCTGTCTCCACAACTTCCCTTTTGCAGGCTGCTCCTCAAGCCTTCGAGTGCCGATCTTCACTTGGGCCCTTTATCATATCACAAGTCTTCAAGCAATCGGGAGGCCGCTGAGTACATAGATGAGCGAATCCCAAGAATAAAAGCTCATTCCCTCGTGCTCTGGAACTCTTTAACTTTAGTTGAACAAACAAGGTTTAGACTTGGCTGATTATAATTGTATCGTTTTACATTTAGAATTTTGTAGACAAGTTTATATCTTCACTGATAGAGCGTGGAGAAACATGGAGAAATAGAGCGACAAACATCGAGGCAGAAATGTCTCCAGTTGGCTAGATGCTTTTTTCCAAAGTAGATAGTTTAAAAAGTCGGTTAAGCATGCGTATGATACGGAGAAATGATATTCTAACCCACTGACAAAAGACACCCGTATGATACGAGCCGTTTGACtataataatacttattttttctCCTAAgcgaataaatttttattaaaaacgaAAAGGATGATACATAAAAAGGGGGTGGGTTCCCCAACAAATACTCCAATACAATAATCACagtgcaaaaatggtgaaaaaaaaacataaaatagattttgaaaCCAATTTCTTGGTCCCCGGCCTATGCCTTACAAAGAGGGTGTCGTCTTTTAAAACGATAGTTAGCAGTTCACAAAGTCATGCGAACTATGGGTAGACCTTTGCTAGAAATGGTGAAAGTAGTTAGTGCACTGTAGGTTGTCTTGagatgttttttaaaaagatcCGTAGTCCCTTTTTCAAGATCATCGATTAAGAAAAGCAATAACATAATCGAAACTCAAAAGCACGACATCGAATAGACTGATTGGCAGCCAATCATCTGTCTTCCCGCGCATCTGTGGTGGCACGTGACAACCACACGCCAGTGGTAGAGAGGCTAGATAGGGCAAATTTGGAAGATCTCGGTGTGAAAAATCTACTGATACGACACGTGTAAGCGGCAGAGTCGTGGTGTGACGTCGCTGAAGACCATACGCAGAAAAAAGCCACACATGACTCATCCAACTTTTTGGCACAATTCTACTCCGTCCAAGTAGATCAACAGCTATAACATGGCGTGATGGGACGCGTTTCCACTTATGACAGCCGGAGTGCAATAGATCTGACCAAACCACTGTTCTTCATTTACTACTTTCGGATTAAATGCACGCCATTAAAAACGGTTCATCAACATCTTCTGCACCATTTTAGATGCAAGTCATTAACACCCAGCTCCACTACTTTCAGAATCGACTGaattaatattactttatttAAGCCGGGAGTTTTTTTACTTCATCACTAGACCTAGTACAGGACAAAAGAAGATGAGTTCTGGGTAAATGGAGTGTAGAAACAATAAGCAAACCTATATCCTTGAGATCTTCTCGGccaaaaagaagggaaagaaaaaaaaaattacgagcAAACAGTTTATGAAGGCTCACCAGATTACAAGCATCACGGAGACTAGTCAAATAAGGGACACCATTGTGCACAAACTGAGAGACATAAACAAGCATCAAGGGATATCATGCCAGTCGCAGCATATGTTTCCAAGCACCAGGCGTTATGTTGGAAAATGATTACCCTGAACTTCTAATCATTCAGAACCATACTTGGAAATATAGAACAAAAGGAGCAATAaacaacttcatcttcttcaaccaGCCATTAGATACGCAAAGGTGTTAACTAGTGCAGAAGCTTTGTTGCAGACAAGATCATCAAAAAGGGTCGTAGGCAACCAAGTTTCTGAATAAGTTTTCATTACATAACAGAAGCTGAACAAGATGCAGACGAGTAGATATGTCATATGTGGTGCAGAGAagctgagagagggagagcaATTAACAGCTTCATCTTCATGAACCAGCTAACAAAAAGGTTAACTAGGTTATCAGCTTTGTTGCAGAGAGTACACTAAAAAGGTAGCGCACACAACCAAGATGCAGGAGCAATGACGACTAGATGACTGGTGCAGAGGCAGAGATGGGGAACCATGTGCACTAACATGCAGTATGTAGCGAAACGATGCCGTATAAGCCGAAAAATACacctcaaaacaaaacatgtaaACCTTTTAGGAATCTCTACACAATAGATCTAAGTAACCAAagtttgagataaaaatatataaaagttaaaagtagCAATTTAAAGTAGGAAAGAGACCTCCAAGTTTCAGTCAGCTGAAGAGAGAACCGACGCAAAACGGTGTCCAAATCACCCCTTTTGGCGGCTAAAACACTTTGTAGATGCTATCTATACCCAAGTGTCTAACAATATCCATTGTCATCACATGAACATAACTAACATGATTCTTGTTCGTTCAAGCAAATCTATTAGAACTACAGCAAAGCAGCGATGGCACTTTAATGTCATTTCAACCTTGGCTTCAGTTCACATACCACCCGCCCTTAGTCACTGCcaaaaaagggagaaaagaaatCATCATCAGAGCttggatgaaaaaagaaataataacatgGCATTCAACCCTGAACAATATTGTTATTTCAGGGACATGATTTTGCTTGGACTGCAACGTATTAGAGCAGAAGCATGCACTTCTTTTAGGAGGAGTGAAGGTTTTCTAACAGCTGAGCCCATCCAACAAAGAGCATGTGCTGgtttattatttgtaaatttgtCCACTCAAGCTTTTAAGTCACAAGGCTATTAAGAGGCAACAGCATCGCGTTGTAGAACTAAGACATACCCATTAGCATAAGGTGAATCGTGGCGGGCACGGCGATATGGAGGGGACCTGCTGTAGCTGCGACCACGTTGAGGAGGTGTTACACTCCGGCGTCGTGGAGATCTTCTCCCACGGGGACTAGAACTCAAAAGCAAATACAATTAATTATCAAGTCTTGACATTCATACTCGTTATATATCATGTGCAAATATGGAAAGACagttttatatatgaatttgttAATAAACATGCAATGCAAGCTGTATAAAACAAATCAACATCACACCCTTCAACACACCTGCGTCCATACCCATAGCTTGGACTACTCCGGCGTCGAAGAGGGCTAGGGCTCCGACGCCGTCCACTTCCCAAACCTCGTGAGCCAATGCGCAAGCGACATTCTCGAGCAAAATGACCAGGTTCACCACACTCATAACACTTCAAATCctccccaccaccaccacgaCCCCGTCCATCGCCACCGCCACCACGACCTCCACCACCCTTAGAATTGTGAGAAAGCTCTACACGCCAACCATTTTTCCCTGTAaaagcaaaatataattttatagaagtCTTGAGGTCAAAAGGCAGGAGAGAAGAAAGCTCCAACTTTCAAGATGCTTGACAATGAAAAAATCCAGGAGATTTTAGAATCCAAACTGAATATAAAATAGACAAcacaaaaaaaagatatatcCAACTGCAAAATCACCAGCAATTTATGAGAGTTTTATTGAGATGAACCGATATCTAGTACAGAAAACCATCCAGCAGCACCTCGACAAACTCCATTACCTGATACTTACTAGCGCCCAGGAACAAGTTATCTAGGCAACTATCCATTACCACATAGGAAAGAAATGGTTTAGACATGTGACGTACCATAACCAACACATTCAGAACATCTCAAGCAGCCTAGGTAAAGATACAAGTTAACTCCACTGAAGGGGCAAATGTAAAAATGAAAGCAACCTTGAGGTCTTCACAGAAAATGGTAAAAAACGTAAATTTAAACTTATCATGgacaaatgtaaaatataagcCTAGGTaatccctaggggttggctcaagtggtatgAGGCCTTAGCCTTAGCGGTATGCTCCCTTCAGGTCTAGGGTTCCAACATTTGAATGCAAACAATTTATAGGGGCCACGTCCCATTGGTGAAAAGCTGACGATGTACCTGATACGTGTGATGGGGGCATGTTACACAAATTTAGAGTTTAACAGAGTAAAAGGCATGTTGCATTTTCACTTTGCACAATCTTCGGGATTCCtcatcataaaaacaaaaacaaaaacaaaaagcctAGGTAATCCCAGATATCTTGTTTTTAATACATGATAtcataacaaaagaaaagattttcaCCATCCATGTAAAAGAGAGATCTGATGGCCACCAGTAAGCAGTGAGAACTAATAATGATTAGATACTTTCAACTAattacaaataaacagttttcccAGTGcatgtacaatttttttttaagatgacaCTTTACTCAAAGAATGTAATAACTAATAAGTAACAATAATCATTGAAGCACCAAATTATTCAAGTACAACGAAAAAGAAGTGCCTGTACTGACCATCCAATGATTGAATCGCATCAAGAGCGTCCCTGCGATCATCAAACTCAAGAAATGCATATCCTGGTGGTCTTCGAGCAACCCAGACACTGCATAATTCCATTAAGAGCTTAAGGCATTATGCAGCTATGAAGTAACTTGAAGAAAAAGGGGGATAGACACAAATCCACCCTATCCCCGAcccaaagaaaggaaaagaaaaatttcatTATATTCCATTTGTGATGCAGACATAAAAGTATCACCAGAAACAGCTATTTATCCTTATAACGGCAGAATGAGATGGAGCAATAACTAGATGTCGTGTAATACCAACTACAACAGACCCATGCGCCCCTGCACATCAAATCATCATTCATAGAAACACCaggtttaattattattcaacaaAGTTCATGAACCCaaaaaactttcacaaaacGGTGAAGCAAACAAAGTACACCGGTGTTGTTTCTAAGCTGGGATTGATTTGGACGGAGTACTTTTCTCTCAGAGGAAACGCGGAATTAGGGTTCTGCAAACTCAAATTAAAAGCCCATACGTAGAAAATCCGAAGTGGGCCCTTCACTACTATCCAAACCAATTCAAACTCTCGAGACTCAATTATAAGACTCAAAATAAAGAAACAGAGCATAAAATGTTGATAACGACGATCTGTCTTAAAAAGTAAACACTTTACCTTCGAAGAACACCGAACATACGAAACTCATCTTCAAGATCCCTCTCAGTCACTCGGGGATCCAAATTCCCAACATAAACCCTAGACATTGTCGCTATCCAGTGAAACCTGAAGAAGAAATCGCAACAAAGAATCCATACGCTCTAGTAAATCcaaagaaaatgtaaatttcacccAAGtccaatccaacaaaaaaacCTTAAGTTCAGATGTGTACTTTCTTGAAGATAAccgagaaaaaaatagaaaaacaggaTTTCGCAAATTCTAGCATAGACCTTAAAGACCAATAGACGttcaaagatttaaaaaaaaacaaaaacaaaaaatttttctCTCCTGTAAAGGATTATTCTCCATCGAAAGAAACAAACGGAAGATCGAGGGTCTGATAAGtgattaaatatattgtgaCAAAGATCGAGTTTTGTAGGCACGGATAGAGCAAAAGCCAGTTGATGAGGCGTGCCTGAGAGCAGAAAATAGTAAAGACCGTACCTTTAAGCAAATAGATGCTAGGGTTCTGAGAATCGGCACGAGAACGGAAGCAGAGCTCTAAAACCCTAGAGACGGAATCTAGAGCAATTCAATTTCCAGGACCCTCGTGTACTTTGCTCTTTCTCTATTTGAAAGAGAATTTTTGTAGCGAGTAATTGCTAGATCCGTTATCGCTGTGCAaatgatttataattaaaacattaatatttttaataaattttatatttatttaattttttaaaaagaataattacagtgcaaatatatatatttttatatatccaGTGTCTGCGCTCCCGTTAAGTTATGTTTGGatatagatataattttatctcattttttattataatttttttatatttttatataaaatataataaataatttaatttttttaaatttttaaataataaaaatattaaaaattaatattataataatattttatttaattcatttaaaactatctcataatattttattttattatccaaacaaattataaaataaaggaCCCTCCGAAGGCCGAGGTGGTCTTTGGGTTCTCCATAAAGTACCATCTCCTAGTAGCACCCCATGGTCCATTTCTTAgcaagtaaataataataatataatactttCCAGAGAATCAGAAGAATCTCATCTTTTGGTCATAAaagtatgaaaatttttattcctaaacctcatacaccacatatcaatatttttatgatttttttaattttattctcttattaaatatgtggtatatggattatgagtagaataatttaattattttaagaataataaaatcaaaaaaactttaaaaaaaataaaaaaatcttggtaTGTAGTGTAtgagtttatgaatagtaattctCTAAAAGTATATATCCGTCCATgagtaatgatttgtattttaatgactatattacatttttattttgttatttttttttttaaactcacaTTTTTGTTCTTAAACCTCAAGATGGGTTACATTATTTTGGCGGAAAATGTTGATATCCTTATGACTTTATACGTGCCTGTTTTTGCCTTGTCTGATTATATTCCTATGACTGTAGATTTGAAATTGCTTTACCATCTTTGTTGAATATGAAAAAGCGTGTGGCTTTTCCTAAAATATCCAAATTGTGCAACGTGAAATGTGCCTTTGAGGCCCCTTTGGGTAATTTTGCTTGCCCCACGATCGAAGACCTCGGTGCCTTCTTTCTAGTGTCTTTACACTgctttttaccttttttttaggagttgtgctacacagaaACTACACACATttacacaccacttaaaaacatgtgattttatttttttaccatcatatttcatattgcATTGTGTAgacttatgtttaaaatttttcttccttctagAATCGTCTCTTCCACTATTTTGtatctaatatttttctttttattctctttttttctcgtTCCATAAAATTCTCAGATTTCTTAACTATGAGACACTTCCTTTCTATAGGATCCCAAATTGTTCTTTGTGTTTGGCCATTGTTtacttttcttctcatttctttctcttgtaaTTGTGATGGTTCTCATGGACAATGATAACACCACATCTCGAGTATCACCAGGGTCTAACTTCATCTCTTACTCCTTGAACTCCGAAACTCGAGGTGGTCAATTTTGGTGAAAAAAGCCATCGAAATCTCTATTATTAGATTGTTGCAGTTGGATTGACATGCAGGTTTGACATATATTCACCTTGGGGCTAACATTGTTGCTCTTCAGGATCATCCCAAGTAAGGGTTGTTTTTTTGCATTACCTAGTTATCATGAACAGTGTTATGCCCGAACTGGCCTTACTCAGTAATTTCGAGTAAGAGTGCTACTCGGTTATCTTGAGTGGTGTTTCGAATGGACTGAACTTGCTCGATGAACAAGGGTTATTTTCTTATACCATTCGATTATCTCGAGCAGTGTTTTAACCGAACTGACTTTGCTcgaaataatttttccaacaaaTTGCGCAGTAATAGAAAGTTGCTCAGCCCTACTTGAGAATCTCGATGAGGTCTTGCAGAGATCAACCTTGCTCTGTGATTCGCAGCAACAAACAAGTTGCAACTATTGTTGCTACTCGGCCAAAAGTAACAAAAGCAATTAGCTATCAAAAAGTCAATACTAATATAATTCgatttcttcatatttctattctattataataagtgtcTATCGAgcatgaacagtaataaacattatttttttcatcctaTGTGTGTATTACATGTGTGTcgtgttgtgttttttttgtcattctgttttgttcttttgtgtttgtttaaGTGAgagtttatttatctttttaatattgtGTCAAGTGGGTCAGGGTTCAGTGTTAGGGATGGGGATGGGGATGGGGATGGTGTTATGGAAACTTGGAATTGATGGAAAGGGTCTGTTTGTGTCAATCAGTcaaggtgttttttttttcttcttatttttcaaatctatatCTGTCGAGTGGTAgagtgtttgtgtttgataaCGTTTTGTGTTTTGAGTAGTAATATGGttactaccctattactacACATCTACTACCTAAGtgcatttcaagttttttttcttgttttttttatcattttcgtTTCTCTGGGTTGTGGATCTGAGTGTtgcttttgagatttttttatttagtgttcTTTTTCCATTCGAAACCAAACCAACTATTTCTCTGGGTTTTTCCTGTTGTTACTTTCAGATTTTGCATGCTTACTGAAGATCTTGACATTCTCGAATTTCATCTTCTTGGTGGTATggtttatactttatattttGTTCCGCTGTGTGGATTGTGGATTTGAACGTtgtttttgggatttttttatttgctgttatttttttttattactatttttctttGCATCCGAGACAAGTCTGTCAGATTCATcttctgttttctttcttctattccTGTAGTACCGAGTTTTTATTGTTCCTTTTTTACCTTCTGGTTTATGTCGGTTTGTTTGGCGTTTGCAAGTTTGTTGTGCAGGCTCTCTCAGATTTATCTCTTCgggttttttcccctttttattttttcctacatATGACTTTAAGATGGCTTCTGTTGTTGATGTTATAATATAAGTTTATGGTTTTTGAGGTTATATTATGGTTGTtgatgttatattatgttcTATTATTggttaaattatgttgagattaaaattttttggttggaaatattataggatttgttttttcttaagcattgtatttttttttttttgtgtacaTATGGCTTTAAGATGAGTTTTGGGTtgttcatcttatcttatatttctatttcttttgttaaaatAGAGGGTCacataatggaataaaaagaaattaaatattaatctgATATCATGTTCTTGGAATTCCTTATTGAATTGATACAATAAGCATATTTATTTcttccgatttttttttttattttttatttttttccttctggtTCTTGTCAGTTTGTGGGTTGCTATCTAGTTGTTGGTATCCTTTATATCAAGTTCTTGGAATTCTTTTGTGAATTGATACAATAAGCATCAGATACATCAATTAGTGAGGTTCAACTACTATTTTATCTTCTTGCTCTTTACTTTTTGGCTCAAAATTGTTTCTTTTTGGTTGGAAAATGGCAGAACAaggattctaatttttttttttttaacatatagtTTAAGATGGCTTCTAGTTGTTCTTCGtatattatgagtttatggttTTTGTATCTATGACAGTGGGTTAAATTAGGTTGAGcttaagatttttttgttagaaatttTCTTCTCAGGAACAGTATCAAAGTAGTataatggaattaaaaaaaacttaaatattttgcagtaagaaatggaattaaaaaaaacttaagtcTATTTCATCACCCCCTTCTTGATCACTTTGTCAgtaagaaatgttatttttatctcaaacatGCATAATAATCTAACTATAAACATTCCATTGtaacatttttattaatttacaatAGTTTAAATTTTCTCTATATAGGTTCTTTACctttttattaatcatacaaaACTGTTAAATTTCTATCATGCATCACCATTTACCATATTTAGAGAATATTGTAATACAAGCTTCAGAAAAATAACGGATGATTCAACTTGGTGTAGATCCTGATTAACTCAATCAACAACAGTACAAAAACTTTAATATCCTCTCAATTGATCTTGTATAAGATGACACAAAATGATTAGTTATCCCACAAACCAGCCAACCGCATTTTGAACTAAGCTTGTTTAACTTgtattaaatttgtattaaacaagtTTAGTAAATGATCAATTATTAAACTTGTATTTTGaactaatctttttttattgttggtcTATGCAAACTTGTAATTATTATACTCCACTTAGATATTATTATGCAAAAATATTTGTCAAAATTTATCCTATTTTtgtgcattaaattattcattaatcaatttttttgtgaaaaaatatattatttttgtaaaaaaaattgtttcaccCAACTAGGCAAGCATGCTTTACTCGTTGCTTCGAACCTAGTAAATAATAAACCATTGTCGAATGGATGGAAGAGTCAAACTCAAATCAACTAAAATTTGCCGCCAATGTGTTTCCACAtcctttgataaaaaaattttcaattcgaCTGTTGGTGGAACCTCGGGGTAAGTTTTGTAATTGGTTGTTTGGTGGAAAGTTGCTTGATTGTGGCCTTTGCACTCGCAACGGTGGGGCGAGCTTCATTGCTCACCTGAGCTTTGGTGCATGGGCAGGCTAAGCACTCGCACGTTGGTTGCTCGGGGGGTGAGTTTTAGTTCTTGGCCGTGATATTCTGGCTATTATTTTTG includes these proteins:
- the LOC109019839 gene encoding serine/arginine-rich splicing factor RSZ21, which gives rise to MSRVYVGNLDPRVTERDLEDEFRMFGVLRSVWVARRPPGYAFLEFDDRRDALDAIQSLDGKNGWRVELSHNSKGGGGRGGGGDGRGRGGGGEDLKCYECGEPGHFARECRLRIGSRGLGSGRRRSPSPLRRRSSPSYGYGRSPRGRRSPRRRSVTPPQRGRSYSRSPPYRRARHDSPYANGD